CGTATAATCCGGGTCTGATTGTAACCGAACCGGATAGTGATTTAATGACAAATTCTCCTGATACCGTCAGCATCATCGTGCCCTTTTATAACGAAGAAGGTAATGTGCTCCCTCTGGTGAAGCGCGTCACTGAAGCGTTGCGAGATTTTGAATGCCGCTGGGAACTGGTACTGGTTGATGACGGCAGCGCCGACCACACCCTAAAACGCCTGCACGAAGCCGCCACACAATACGGCAATCACATTCACGTGGTTGAACTGCAACGCAATTTCGGGCAAACCGCTGCCATGCAAGCCGGTATTGACCAAGCGCGTGGCAGCCTGCTGGTCACGTTGGATGGCGATTTGCAAAACGATCCGGCTGACATTCCTGCCATGATCAAAGAATTGCAGGAACGCGACCTCGATCTGCTGGTCGGCTGGCGCAAAAATCGCAAAGATACCCTGATCATGCGCAAGATTCCCTCGCGCATCGCCAATCGCCTGATCCGCAAAGTCACCGGCGTCAATTTGCACGATTACGGTTGCAGCCTCAAAGTCTACCGCGCCTCGGTCATGAAACGGGTGCGCTTGTATGGTGAAATGCACCGCTTTATTCCAGCGTGGGTCGCCACCGCTGTCCCGCCGTCACGCATCGGCGAAACGGTGGTGAACCACAATGAACGCTTGAGCGGCGAATCCAAATACGGCATTTCACGCACCTTCCGCGTGATTATCGACTTGCTGTTCATGTGGTTCTTTATGCGGTATCGGGCGCGTCCGGGGCATTTGTTCGGCACCATTGGGTTGGCGTTTGGTTTTGTTGGCTCATTGATTTTGATGTGGTTGGGCATCGACAAATTCATTTTGGGCAATAACATTGGGGGTCGCCCCTTATTGTTGGCGGGGGTAATGCTGGTGATAACCTCGATTCAATTTCTGACCACCGGCATTATCGCGGAAATGTTATCGCGGATTTATTTTGAATCCTCCAGCCGTAATGCTTACGTCATTCGCCCTCCCCGCGATGAGGAAGAGCCTGAACACGCTTGGCACACACCTAACCCATGAGAGTCGCATCGGGTTTGCGGCACTGGTTGTTGCACAGTGGGGATGGTTTCCTATTACCGCTGGTAATTCTAGCGTTTTTCTGGCAGCTCGGCACCCCGGCGCTGTTTGATCTCGATGAAGGGGCATTCAGCGCAGCAACCTGGGAAATGCTCCAGCGCGGCGATTTCATTACCACCTTCCTCAACGGTGAGCCGCGCTTTGACAAGCCTATCCTAATTTATTGGTTGCAGGCACTGAGTGTCGCCGCATTCGGGATCAGTGAATGGAGCTTGCGCTTGCCGTCCGCATTAGCCGCGAGTGTTTGGGTGATCGCAATCTATTATTTCGCGAAACCACGAATGCCTCGGCAAAACGCCATGCTTGCGGCGGTGATGGTGGCAACGTCCGCGATGATTATTGTGATCGGGCGGGCAGCCACAGCGGATGCTGTGCTCAACTTGCTGATTACGCTCACCCTGTTTGATATTTGGCGGTATTGGGAACAACCTAGCCGCAGGGTATTGTTCCGGGTATTTTTGTGGCTTGGGTTGGGCTTTTTGTGTAAAGGTCCCGTGGCAATCGCCATTCCCTTCGTCGTCAGTGCATTCTTATACCTCAGCAACAAACAATGGCAAACATGGCTACAAACTGTGTTCCACCCGTATGGCTTAGTGGTGTTTCTTGCCGTTGCCGCACCTTGGTATGTGTTGGAATACATGGCGCAAGGGCAAGCCTTTATCGATGGGTTTTTCTTTAAGCACAATGTCAGCCGCTTCGCCGATACCATGGAGGGTCACGGCGGGCATGTTTGGTATTATGCCGTGGCGTTGCCATTCATCATTATGCCGTTCGGCGGCTTGTTGGTGCAGTTGGTAAAGCAAACCGGGCACGAGCGCATTGATCGGTTTTTGTGGTTCTGGTTTGCGTTTGTGTTTGTGTTCTTTTCGTTTTCCAACACGCAATTACCGCACTATTTATTGTATGGGATTACGCCATTGCTGTTATTGCTGGCAAAGTATTGCGGGGAGAATCCCCAGCGCTGGCTGACGGTTGTCCCGGCGGTATTAGTGGCACTGCTATTGGTATTCTTGCCGGAATTGCTGGCAAGATTGGCAGAACAAAATCCCAGCTTGTACTTCCAAGGTTTATTAGAGCAATCGAAAAAAGTGACGGGGTTTTATTACCGTGCTGCGGTGATTATTTATTTGCTGGCATTGTTAGCCTTACTGCTGTGGCCTAAGGTACAAAACCACCTGCGTTTGATCGGTGTAGCCGCCTTGCAAACGGTGTTTTTAACGAGTGTGCTGCTTCCCGTTGTGGCATTCACGCAGCAGGGGGCGGTGAAAGAAGCAGCACGCTTTGCGCGTCATCAGCTTGTTGATTCGGTTATCGTGATGGATGGCGTGAATATGCCGAGCTTCACGACTTACCGTCAAGCCATTACACCACGTCGCGTCCCTGAAATTGGCGAATACGTGTTTTCCAAAGCGGACTATTTACAGCCACCTGAACA
The DNA window shown above is from Candidatus Thiothrix sulfatifontis and carries:
- a CDS encoding glycosyltransferase family 2 protein; this translates as MTNSPDTVSIIVPFYNEEGNVLPLVKRVTEALRDFECRWELVLVDDGSADHTLKRLHEAATQYGNHIHVVELQRNFGQTAAMQAGIDQARGSLLVTLDGDLQNDPADIPAMIKELQERDLDLLVGWRKNRKDTLIMRKIPSRIANRLIRKVTGVNLHDYGCSLKVYRASVMKRVRLYGEMHRFIPAWVATAVPPSRIGETVVNHNERLSGESKYGISRTFRVIIDLLFMWFFMRYRARPGHLFGTIGLAFGFVGSLILMWLGIDKFILGNNIGGRPLLLAGVMLVITSIQFLTTGIIAEMLSRIYFESSSRNAYVIRPPRDEEEPEHAWHTPNP
- a CDS encoding glycosyltransferase family 39 protein encodes the protein MRVASGLRHWLLHSGDGFLLPLVILAFFWQLGTPALFDLDEGAFSAATWEMLQRGDFITTFLNGEPRFDKPILIYWLQALSVAAFGISEWSLRLPSALAASVWVIAIYYFAKPRMPRQNAMLAAVMVATSAMIIVIGRAATADAVLNLLITLTLFDIWRYWEQPSRRVLFRVFLWLGLGFLCKGPVAIAIPFVVSAFLYLSNKQWQTWLQTVFHPYGLVVFLAVAAPWYVLEYMAQGQAFIDGFFFKHNVSRFADTMEGHGGHVWYYAVALPFIIMPFGGLLVQLVKQTGHERIDRFLWFWFAFVFVFFSFSNTQLPHYLLYGITPLLLLLAKYCGENPQRWLTVVPAVLVALLLVFLPELLARLAEQNPSLYFQGLLEQSKKVTGFYYRAAVIIYLLALLALLLWPKVQNHLRLIGVAALQTVFLTSVLLPVVAFTQQGAVKEAARFARHQLVDSVIVMDGVNMPSFTTYRQAITPRRVPEIGEYVFSKADYLQPPEQYWVVFKQGGLVLAKKVKAP